GGTCTCCTCAAATAAAAGTCATTAACAGTCCCAAACTGAAAGCAGCCTTTCCTTGTGGCGGACAAGAAAACCCTCTCATGGAATACCCCCGCTTTTCATGCGTAAGGGGGTGAAGCAGGACAAGGTCAATTTCGGCTGCAATTCAGGGCTGATATGCACCAGAAAGGCCGTCAACCGCTTTTTGGGCGTAATTATACATTTTACAGAAAGAGTTCTTATAACGCAATATTCAGCCCAAGGAATTCCGGTGTCCGTCCAGGTTTCGCAATTTGAGCTTTGCCGGTCCATTCTATCGATATCATTGATCATATTGAAGATGTGCCGGCGCGGAGGCCGGCACCCACCAATACTCCTATCCTCAATCGGACATCAATTTTGGCAATTGCTAATACTGATTCGCTTTTCTTTTTATAATCTGGCAGGCTGGAGGTATTCTTCGCTCCGGACGACGCAAAGCCGTCTGATCGCTCCGCTTAGAACACCTCAGCCTGCGCCATCTTATGTGCATAATTGCGAAATGGTATAACATGTCATTTGCCATCATGCCCCGACACCCATGACCGGTCGAACCGGCTTAACAAAGCGGATGATATGCTTCGTGTCAGCTTGACGTGGTTGAACGCTACCGATAATTTAACGGCTCACGTTTTTTCTCTCCGGACATGATTCAAGTGCCGAAAGCATGAAGAGAGAATTTGTTCCGTCATGTGTGAAGCTGTTTTTGCAGCACTGCATAATTCAAATGTGGATTGGATCGCCCATGAAAAAACGCGTCGTGAACAGGGAAAGAGTCGATTTCTTGAAAATGGATTACGAGCGAGGATTCATACAGTTCTGCGGATATGAAGCAGTACACGCGGAATGGGGGAGATTTCAGGCACGTGTGCAAATACATGAACATCACAGACAGCAAGACGGATTCATCCACGCAGGCGTCATGGCTACCATGGCGGACCATACCGCCGGCTATTCGGCCTTTACCACTGTTCCAGCGAGCATGCAGATACTTACTATCGAGTTCAAGATAAACTTCTTGCGCCCGGCATTCGGTTCCATTCTCCTTTGCTCTGCACAGGTAATCAGGGAAGGAAAGCAGGTGATCGTGTCGGAATCGGAGGTGTACGATGTTCGGGAAGATGCGGAAGTCCTCGTAGCAAAAGCAATGGTCACGCTTATGGCAGTTCCGAAAGAGAAGCTAACCGCGAAGTGAAATCCCCGAGATAATCGTTATATTCCAAGACACGAAAATTACAGGATGATTCGAATCCAGTCAGTTGACTCTTTCAGCCCGGAGTGGTACCTTAAAGACCGACTGTAAGAACTCTGAATGGAGACTACCCATGTTAGGCCCGCAGGAATTAATCGTGATCCTCCTCATCGCCGTCCTGATTTTCGGAGGAAAAAAGATACCCGAAATTATGGAAGGAGTAGGAAAAGGAATAAGGACTTTCAAAAAGGCGATGGATGGTGAAGACCAAACCGTTCCAGCTCAGCAGGCGCCTCAAATCGAGACCCCACCGAAAAAAATTGAAGGTCCTGTGGAAAAAAAGGCCTGATTCGCATACGGTTGTAAGCTACCGTTAGGCGATTCCACTCTTACATATTACTAGCCCGATCTTCCCGATTACGTGAAGAAGCCCTTTTTCACGCTCTTGACATGCCGCGCCCCAGTATCCATATTGGGGCGACGGATTCGCTTTCAGCAGCACAGACTCGATCACCTAAAGGATGCAATGTGAAACCCTCTTCGCGGGACAAACTCGATCTCGCTAATAAGAATTTTCTGGATATAATCGTTGACCGACGCAGATTGTTGGTCACCCTTATTACTGTAGCCACAATCATACTTGTGTGGTTCGTGCCCCAAATACAGACCGACCCCACCCTAGAGTCAGGGGTGGATAAGTCCACACCGGCGTATTTGGATCACCGTGAATTTACCCGAATCTTCGGGAATGAAGAGTTTATTCTGATGGCCTTGAAGAGTCCCGGAGGGGCCGGGGATCCCGAAACTCTCAAGGCTCTCGACAGAATCACCACCACACTTCAATCCTTGGACAAGATCCAGGAAGTCGTCTCCCTTTCAACCATCAAGCTTTTCCAAAAGAAGGGTGAGCTTTTCGGGAATTACCCGATTTTACGAAAGAACGGCGACAATCTCGCCTTGCCTGCGGAACCGGAACTTGAACAGATAAAGAAAGCTCTCCCGGTGACAGATCTTCTCATTTCCCCGGACCGGAAGACTATCGGCATCCTCCTCAGAATGCAGGACAAATGGAAATTCGATGTAGATGCGGCAAAA
The sequence above is a segment of the Desulfomonile tiedjei DSM 6799 genome. Coding sequences within it:
- a CDS encoding PaaI family thioesterase, producing MKKRVVNRERVDFLKMDYERGFIQFCGYEAVHAEWGRFQARVQIHEHHRQQDGFIHAGVMATMADHTAGYSAFTTVPASMQILTIEFKINFLRPAFGSILLCSAQVIREGKQVIVSESEVYDVREDAEVLVAKAMVTLMAVPKEKLTAK
- a CDS encoding twin-arginine translocase TatA/TatE family subunit, with product MLGPQELIVILLIAVLIFGGKKIPEIMEGVGKGIRTFKKAMDGEDQTVPAQQAPQIETPPKKIEGPVEKKA